A single genomic interval of Salinarchaeum sp. IM2453 harbors:
- a CDS encoding TraB/GumN family protein, which translates to MSGEDVPDRVASKSPDGDGSVTLVGTAHVSSKSAERVEETISEERPDIVAVELDKTRYRQFKGETPEDIDPKDLLGGGTVFQFIAYWILSYVQNRMGSRFGVEPGADMRAAIETAESFGIDVALVDRDIQTTIQRFWSRLTFTEKLKLVGGLAIGAAKPTSIGITLGVTIGLFVGVIAGVIVAPVFGYGSIFALGLGSTAVVNIIGGAVLGALGGLIVALTFAPSVGLIQRAVAGVGIGVAAGVYLAASGTALPLVGTIDFATTGERILRAVVGGTIGVLGGTLLGIALGFLFRTDVEQEELTEDRLEELTDTDVVTAMIEEFRQFSPGGAEALIDERDAFIAHKLLGLREAGYDVVAVVGAGHRAGIESYLQDPDSLPPLDSITGTESGSRFSFFKLFGYVVMIGFLLFFFLLAMAGVQNTLLLQIFLAWFAFNGIFAFTAARLAGAKLPSALVGGSVAWLTSINPLLAPGWFAGYIELRYRPVNIADIGRLNELLEDQDRPIGDVLRDMYDVPLFRLITVVALTNVGSFIATILFPIVVLSFFFEGVSGVSEIGDMMVEGAQNSIRMIGDLL; encoded by the coding sequence ATGAGCGGGGAGGATGTGCCGGATCGGGTAGCTTCTAAGTCACCAGACGGTGATGGATCAGTTACACTTGTCGGCACTGCACATGTGTCATCTAAAAGCGCAGAGCGTGTAGAGGAGACGATTTCGGAGGAGCGCCCCGATATTGTTGCCGTAGAGTTGGATAAAACGCGTTATCGGCAGTTCAAAGGTGAGACACCAGAGGATATCGACCCAAAGGACCTCCTTGGCGGAGGGACAGTATTCCAGTTTATTGCATATTGGATTCTTTCCTATGTGCAAAATCGGATGGGAAGTCGATTTGGTGTGGAGCCGGGAGCCGACATGCGTGCAGCGATTGAGACAGCAGAGTCATTTGGAATTGATGTGGCTCTTGTTGACCGAGATATCCAGACGACCATTCAGCGTTTTTGGAGCAGACTGACATTTACGGAAAAGTTGAAATTAGTTGGTGGTCTTGCGATAGGTGCTGCAAAGCCAACATCAATTGGAATTACACTTGGGGTTACGATTGGTCTCTTTGTCGGGGTTATTGCCGGAGTAATTGTTGCCCCCGTATTCGGATACGGGAGTATATTCGCGCTTGGATTAGGTAGTACAGCAGTTGTGAATATCATCGGTGGTGCCGTCCTTGGTGCCCTCGGTGGGTTAATCGTCGCGCTTACGTTTGCTCCGTCTGTAGGATTGATACAGCGTGCTGTTGCTGGTGTCGGAATCGGCGTTGCTGCAGGGGTCTATTTAGCTGCATCGGGAACAGCACTGCCACTCGTTGGAACAATTGACTTTGCGACGACCGGAGAGCGTATACTCCGGGCTGTAGTTGGTGGAACGATTGGCGTCCTCGGAGGGACGCTTCTTGGAATTGCACTGGGCTTCCTTTTCCGGACGGATGTCGAACAAGAGGAACTGACAGAGGATCGACTTGAGGAGCTTACAGACACAGATGTGGTTACAGCGATGATTGAAGAGTTTCGACAGTTCTCACCTGGCGGGGCAGAGGCACTAATTGACGAACGGGATGCATTTATTGCACACAAACTGCTCGGCCTGCGCGAAGCTGGATACGACGTTGTTGCCGTAGTTGGTGCGGGCCACCGTGCCGGAATTGAGTCATATCTGCAGGACCCAGACAGTCTTCCACCACTTGATTCAATCACAGGAACTGAATCCGGAAGCCGGTTTTCATTCTTCAAGCTGTTTGGCTATGTCGTAATGATCGGATTCCTGCTGTTTTTCTTCTTGCTTGCGATGGCTGGCGTTCAAAATACACTTCTATTGCAGATCTTCCTTGCGTGGTTTGCGTTCAATGGAATCTTTGCATTTACTGCTGCACGACTCGCTGGTGCCAAGCTACCGAGCGCACTTGTTGGTGGATCAGTTGCATGGCTTACCAGCATTAATCCATTACTTGCTCCGGGCTGGTTTGCAGGATATATTGAGCTTCGATATCGCCCTGTCAATATTGCTGATATTGGACGTCTCAACGAGTTGCTTGAGGATCAAGATCGCCCGATCGGTGATGTGCTTCGAGATATGTACGATGTGCCGCTGTTCCGATTGATAACTGTTGTCGCGTTGACAAACGTGGGAAGCTTTATCGCTACCATTCTATTCCCAATTGTGGTTCTATCATTTTTCTTCGAGGGAGTAAGTGGAGTTTCTGAAATCGGAGATATGATGGTTGAGGGAGCCCAAAACAGTATACGAATGATCGGTGATCTACTGTGA
- a CDS encoding metalloprotease — MAAAFAIFFGRPERLLASVDFALLLFAVSAITVGTGFLLHELAHKVVAVRFGQIAEFRANYGMLFVAIMSAFIGFIIAAPGAVHHRGRITQREHGLVALAGPVTNLALVVVFAPFLLFGGLLGLIGVFGVMVNAFLAAFNMIPLGPLDGKTVWQWSRPVFVVTFAIAVVTTVVSFMFI; from the coding sequence ATGGCAGCTGCATTTGCTATTTTCTTTGGACGTCCAGAGCGTCTCTTGGCATCAGTTGATTTTGCGCTTCTTTTGTTTGCAGTCAGTGCTATTACTGTCGGAACAGGCTTTCTACTGCACGAATTAGCCCACAAAGTTGTCGCTGTCCGGTTTGGACAAATAGCTGAATTTAGAGCAAACTATGGGATGTTGTTTGTTGCCATTATGTCGGCGTTCATTGGGTTTATTATCGCAGCCCCTGGCGCTGTCCATCATCGAGGGCGAATTACGCAACGTGAGCATGGTCTGGTTGCACTCGCTGGACCGGTGACAAATCTGGCACTTGTAGTAGTATTTGCACCATTCTTGCTGTTTGGCGGCCTTCTAGGGCTTATCGGCGTCTTTGGTGTGATGGTGAATGCATTCTTAGCGGCGTTTAATATGATCCCACTCGGTCCACTTGATGGCAAGACGGTCTGGCAATGGAGCCGTCCAGTTTTCGTCGTGACATTTGCGATTGCAGTTGTGACAACTGTTGTGAGCTTTATGTTTATATAG
- a CDS encoding acylphosphatase has protein sequence MVNQDRVRAHVFVSGKVQGVYFRATTRDTAQNQSVDGWVKNLDDGRVEAVFEGSSDDVDTMIDFCHEGSQAARVDDVSVTYEEPEGLDGFEIRY, from the coding sequence ATGGTCAATCAAGACCGTGTGCGTGCACATGTATTTGTTTCTGGAAAGGTACAGGGCGTCTACTTCAGGGCTACAACACGCGATACAGCTCAAAATCAAAGTGTTGACGGCTGGGTGAAGAATCTTGATGACGGTCGTGTTGAAGCAGTATTTGAAGGATCTAGTGACGACGTCGATACAATGATCGATTTCTGTCATGAAGGGAGTCAAGCTGCTCGGGTTGATGATGTTTCTGTCACGTATGAGGAGCCCGAAGGACTAGACGGGTTCGAAATACGGTACTAA